The Corynebacterium suranareeae genome window below encodes:
- a CDS encoding PaaX family transcriptional regulator, with translation MAKPKDLVMDLFGDYVRYMGGSIRVGQLTQLLELFDVEPATARVTLSRMRKEGWFETQRHGREISYQATDRLMKILEDGRERIFSKAQPIWVGRWTTVMFDPNVLGRVETKLLGNGLRWEGFAQLNANTWICPRDVREKIRSKYGSGDGVVFVANLWSGSLDEDKRLAETCWDLAGISEVYKNFIEHWKGELAVGVESLTAEQALVKRVGMVNEYRSFIYQDPIMPRALLPEDWYGDEAFSYLTEMHRDLGPMAMEAVGDVLFGGE, from the coding sequence ATGGCTAAACCTAAAGATCTGGTTATGGACCTTTTTGGTGACTATGTTCGCTATATGGGGGGAAGTATTCGGGTGGGGCAACTTACCCAACTCTTGGAGCTTTTTGATGTTGAGCCCGCAACTGCGAGGGTGACTCTTTCGCGGATGCGTAAAGAGGGCTGGTTTGAAACGCAACGCCATGGCCGGGAGATTTCTTATCAGGCCACTGATCGGTTAATGAAAATTCTGGAAGACGGTCGTGAACGTATTTTTTCTAAAGCTCAACCTATTTGGGTAGGTAGGTGGACTACCGTCATGTTTGATCCCAATGTGTTGGGGAGGGTGGAAACCAAACTGCTGGGTAATGGCTTGCGGTGGGAAGGATTTGCCCAGCTCAACGCTAATACGTGGATCTGTCCGCGTGACGTTAGAGAGAAAATTCGCTCCAAATACGGGAGTGGCGATGGGGTGGTTTTTGTTGCCAATTTGTGGAGTGGATCGCTTGATGAGGACAAGCGTTTGGCTGAAACATGTTGGGATTTAGCGGGAATTTCAGAAGTTTATAAAAATTTCATTGAGCATTGGAAGGGGGAGTTAGCGGTAGGGGTGGAATCTCTAACTGCCGAGCAGGCACTGGTCAAGCGTGTGGGCATGGTTAATGAATACCGCTCTTTCATCTATCAGGATCCGATTATGCCAAGAGCTCTATTGCCTGAGGATTGGTATGGCGATGAAGCGTTTTCCTACCTCACGGAGATGCACCGTGATTTAGGTCCAATGGCCATGGAGGCGGTTGGTGATGTGCTGTTTGGGGGTGAATAG
- a CDS encoding MFS transporter, which yields MNASSENTTQIAPTNHSKPTKSAAWVIILCFTAIIFDGYDLVVYGAVVPSLLAYEAWGLTPVETGAYGSYALAGMFIGAILVGYLTDIIGRRKVLLYCITAFSLLMLLSALAPTPFIFGASRFLAGLGLGGVIPTAIAITVEFSKPHRRNFNNALMFSGYAFGGVMASLLAMALLEHIGFRGMLAIGVLPVVTIVPLIFFLLPESPAYLRNRGRISEAEQIEASYGLTREAPAGEKAAETVRREAKKGRLSTMFSGATALATILFCLAGIAGQTLVYGLNTWMPQLLILADYSLASSLSFLLTVNIGAVVGVVITSYLADRFGPRIITFFSFVSSGLALLTMATGVVPLVGMYLLVAIVGFGSIGAQILLNGFVATYYDNETRASALGLTLGVGRIGAVLAISGGGVLIAAGYSTFINFSVWSLAAVVGMLAVTLVPRVKATKDSKKLDLAYH from the coding sequence ATGAACGCATCTTCTGAGAATACGACACAGATCGCCCCAACTAATCATTCCAAACCCACCAAATCAGCGGCGTGGGTTATCATCCTTTGTTTCACCGCGATTATCTTTGACGGCTATGACCTCGTGGTCTACGGCGCCGTCGTGCCTTCGCTTTTGGCTTATGAAGCGTGGGGCCTTACTCCTGTAGAAACCGGAGCGTATGGCAGTTACGCACTGGCAGGCATGTTTATTGGTGCCATTTTGGTCGGTTACCTCACCGATATCATCGGACGAAGGAAAGTATTGCTTTACTGCATCACTGCCTTCTCACTACTCATGTTGTTGTCTGCGCTTGCACCCACCCCGTTCATCTTCGGTGCAAGCCGCTTCTTGGCGGGACTTGGCCTAGGTGGTGTGATCCCCACTGCAATCGCCATTACCGTTGAGTTTTCCAAACCACACCGCAGGAACTTCAACAACGCGCTGATGTTCTCCGGCTACGCATTCGGTGGCGTTATGGCATCACTTCTAGCCATGGCGTTGTTGGAACACATTGGATTCCGAGGCATGCTGGCAATTGGTGTGCTCCCCGTTGTAACCATTGTTCCCCTCATCTTCTTCCTCCTCCCAGAATCCCCCGCGTACCTCCGAAACCGAGGTCGGATCAGCGAAGCAGAACAAATTGAAGCAAGCTATGGGCTCACTCGTGAAGCGCCCGCGGGTGAGAAAGCAGCCGAAACGGTACGTCGAGAAGCCAAAAAAGGTCGCCTGTCAACCATGTTTAGCGGCGCTACGGCGCTTGCGACAATCCTCTTTTGCCTCGCTGGAATCGCAGGCCAGACCCTAGTCTATGGCCTCAATACCTGGATGCCCCAGCTACTTATTCTCGCTGATTATTCACTAGCATCCTCACTGAGTTTCTTGCTCACCGTCAACATTGGTGCAGTGGTCGGCGTGGTAATTACTTCCTATCTGGCCGACCGATTTGGCCCGCGGATCATCACATTCTTTTCGTTTGTGTCTTCTGGCCTGGCGCTTTTGACCATGGCAACAGGCGTTGTACCGCTTGTTGGAATGTATCTGCTGGTGGCGATCGTTGGCTTCGGATCAATTGGTGCTCAAATCCTGCTCAACGGGTTTGTGGCAACCTACTACGACAATGAGACCCGCGCCTCTGCCCTGGGATTGACGTTGGGTGTGGGACGTATCGGAGCAGTGCTGGCCATTTCAGGCGGTGGTGTACTGATCGCCGCTGGCTACTCCACCTTTATTAACTTCTCAGTCTGGTCCCTCGCAGCTGTTGTGGGAATGCTCGCCGTGACTTTGGTGCCACGCGTTAAAGCCACAAAAGATTCCAAGAAACTGGATCTGGCTTATCACTAA
- a CDS encoding aldehyde dehydrogenase: MSNDQPMQSQLIIDNEKRAASTGEIFDRLHAQDGHVVTQGAAASVEDAIEAVESASKAFPGWAQTGPTERRRILLKAADLLEERAEEFIATMSREVSASPDWAGFNVFLTTQALREAAGLASQLLGETMPNDRGVLSMTVRQPAGVVLSMAPWNAPGVLGMRGLAYPLVCGNTVVFRASEGSPRTHQMLVEVLIDAGLPAGVANFITNRPEDSDAVVDAIIEHPAVRRVNFTGSTRVGRIIAEKAGRNLKPALLELGGKAPLVILDDADVDGAVNAAVFGAFMYQGQICMSTERIIIDESIADEFIEKFNARVAELKTGDPVKDPSVKIGYVYQPGNGDRINAMIDDAVSKGAEIAVGGHADRAAHRPSVIDKVTPDMQIYHEETFSPITTVIRVKGYDEAIRLANDTEYGLAAAVHGTDSFRTLQAAMAIEAGHVHINGATVQNDANAPYGGMKNSGYGRFDGRTVIREFTEEKWITIEDPKQQYPL; the protein is encoded by the coding sequence GTGTCTAATGATCAGCCTATGCAATCACAATTGATTATCGACAATGAGAAGCGCGCAGCGTCGACTGGGGAGATATTTGATCGCCTGCATGCGCAGGATGGTCATGTCGTTACTCAAGGCGCAGCTGCTTCAGTTGAGGATGCCATTGAGGCAGTCGAATCGGCGTCGAAGGCTTTTCCTGGCTGGGCGCAGACGGGACCTACTGAGCGTCGTCGGATTTTGCTTAAGGCCGCGGATCTTTTAGAGGAACGCGCAGAGGAATTTATCGCGACAATGAGTAGGGAAGTTTCCGCGTCGCCTGACTGGGCTGGGTTTAATGTCTTCCTCACCACGCAGGCTTTGCGTGAGGCAGCTGGTTTGGCATCGCAGCTTCTTGGTGAAACGATGCCTAATGATCGTGGTGTGTTATCGATGACGGTGCGACAGCCAGCTGGTGTGGTGCTGAGTATGGCTCCGTGGAATGCGCCTGGAGTTTTGGGCATGCGTGGTCTGGCATACCCGTTGGTCTGTGGCAACACGGTTGTTTTTAGGGCTTCAGAAGGTAGCCCTCGGACCCATCAAATGCTGGTTGAAGTCTTGATCGATGCGGGTTTGCCTGCGGGTGTCGCCAACTTTATTACCAACCGTCCAGAAGACTCTGATGCAGTTGTAGATGCGATTATTGAACACCCTGCCGTCAGGCGCGTGAACTTCACCGGTTCCACCAGAGTTGGTCGCATTATTGCAGAAAAAGCGGGTAGGAACTTAAAGCCAGCTCTGCTGGAACTTGGTGGAAAAGCCCCGTTGGTGATCCTTGACGATGCAGATGTTGATGGTGCCGTTAACGCCGCTGTGTTTGGCGCCTTCATGTATCAGGGACAAATTTGTATGTCCACAGAACGCATCATTATTGATGAATCGATTGCAGATGAGTTCATCGAGAAGTTTAACGCCCGCGTGGCAGAACTTAAGACTGGCGATCCCGTCAAAGACCCATCAGTGAAAATTGGATACGTTTATCAGCCCGGAAACGGTGATCGCATTAACGCCATGATCGATGATGCCGTGTCAAAGGGCGCCGAGATCGCAGTGGGAGGACATGCAGACCGTGCGGCGCACCGCCCCTCGGTGATTGATAAGGTCACCCCAGATATGCAGATTTACCACGAAGAGACATTTTCACCGATTACCACAGTGATCCGTGTGAAAGGCTACGATGAGGCGATCCGCCTGGCCAACGATACTGAATACGGTTTAGCAGCAGCTGTCCATGGCACTGATTCTTTCCGTACCTTGCAAGCAGCGATGGCTATTGAGGCAGGCCATGTTCATATCAATGGCGCAACTGTGCAAAACGATGCAAATGCTCCCTATGGCGGTATGAAAAACAGTGGTTATGGCCGCTTTGATGGCAGAACCGTTATTCGCGAGTTCACGGAAGAAAAATGGATTACCATTGAAGATCCAAAGCAACAGTACCCGCTGTAA
- a CDS encoding sugar phosphate isomerase/epimerase family protein, with product MFTITGFADEIAHDLDEQISLLSKLNINHVEFRSAWGTKILDLNEQQLTDAKSKLDAAGISLSAVGSDLGKINITDPFEDHLARATHGIEVAKFFNAKYIRMFSFFIPEGDNPEDYREEVLSRTRAMVELAEAGGIILLHENEKGIYGDSPQRVKDLVTSIDSPTYRAIYDAANYVQTGFKPFDEAWPLVKNYVDYVHVKDATIPDTDHPLGIIKPAGQGDGQYPELLSALNQQGYNGFVSIEPHLGDFDEFGGLCGPELWSSAHKALVEILDTLGADYD from the coding sequence TTGTTTACTATTACTGGATTTGCCGATGAGATCGCGCATGATCTCGATGAACAGATTTCCCTTCTATCGAAATTGAACATCAACCATGTGGAGTTCCGCAGCGCATGGGGAACCAAAATTCTTGATCTCAATGAACAACAACTAACGGACGCTAAATCTAAGCTCGACGCAGCGGGAATTTCGCTTTCTGCTGTTGGCTCCGATTTGGGCAAAATCAATATCACTGATCCTTTTGAGGATCATTTGGCACGCGCTACCCACGGTATTGAGGTAGCGAAGTTTTTTAATGCGAAATATATCCGCATGTTTTCCTTCTTTATCCCAGAAGGAGACAACCCGGAGGATTACCGTGAAGAAGTCCTCTCCAGAACTCGCGCAATGGTTGAGCTTGCTGAAGCCGGTGGCATCATCTTGCTTCATGAAAACGAGAAGGGAATCTACGGCGATTCCCCTCAACGGGTAAAAGACCTAGTCACAAGCATTGATTCGCCTACTTACCGTGCTATCTACGATGCCGCCAACTATGTGCAAACTGGATTTAAACCATTCGATGAAGCCTGGCCCCTGGTTAAAAATTATGTGGATTATGTCCATGTCAAAGACGCCACTATTCCGGACACCGATCACCCACTTGGAATTATCAAGCCAGCCGGCCAGGGCGATGGACAATACCCCGAGCTTTTATCTGCACTTAACCAGCAGGGATACAACGGCTTTGTTTCCATCGAACCTCATCTAGGTGATTTCGATGAGTTTGGTGGGCTATGCGGACCAGAACTATGGAGTAGTGCACACAAAGCACTGGTAGAAATCCTGGACACGCTCGGCGCAGATTACGACTAA